The Aspergillus chevalieri M1 DNA, chromosome 5, nearly complete sequence genome includes a region encoding these proteins:
- a CDS encoding transcriptional coactivator p15/PC4 family protein (COG:K;~EggNog:ENOG410Q0CY;~InterPro:IPR003173,IPR009044;~PFAM:PF02229;~go_function: GO:0003677 - DNA binding [Evidence IEA];~go_process: GO:0006355 - regulation of transcription, DNA-templated [Evidence IEA]) — protein MAFRSRKRTSTGEFVNDGDQPKRMKTETTNNNAAPDSPRIDSNGDPYWEISRMRRVTISTFRGKTMVNIREYYEKDGQELPGKKGISMPMDQYAAFVNLLPGIEAVLRENGQSVPRPNYDDTIGQSDGCDDEDQGEAGSDPENPTSPKNDEAATSNGEEEEE, from the exons ATGGCTTTCAGATCCAGAAAGCGAACATCAACTGGCGAATTCGTTAATGACGGGGATCAGCcaaagaggatgaagactgAGACGACAAATAATAATGCTGCCCCTGATTCTCCTAGAATTGATTCCAACGGAGATCCATACTGGGAAATATCTAGAATGCGTCGCGTCACCATATCCACATTTCGGGGGAAAACGATGGTCAACATTAGAGAATACTATGAAAAAGATGGCCAAGAGCTCCCTGGAAAGAAG GGCATCTCTATGCCGATGGACCAATATGCAGCATTCGTCAATTTACTCCCGGGTATAGAAGCTGTACTCAGGGAGAACGGACAGTCAGTTCCGCGTCCGAACTATGACGATACCATTGGCCAATCAGATGGATGTGACGATGAGGATCAGGGCGAAGCTGGCAGTGACCCCGAGAACCCTACGTCTCCGAAGAACGATGAGGCGGCTACAAGCAacggagaggaggaggaagaatgA
- a CDS encoding uncharacterized protein (COG:S;~EggNog:ENOG410PHHK;~InterPro:IPR007330,IPR036181;~PFAM:PF04212) gives MSPDRTSPYKPDCSGQASKLGTSTPSIVRSVSTRRADTPPTSPGDTGAVREGLGNLNRWSQSTASNKSPPRYAGHHRGSSRISDYDDLNPPKGHVSPTKKTPFRHSPQITSISVNANDQLAEHHTTKLYSNTRPGSGVQPTISIPNTVLSRSAHASVESTSTFASLFHDPWKKGQDLGLNSSEVDTSSHRVSPISQAYSKEMAANSPSTEENPSPFADTETYKGKHQRGQSQKTMLSKALQKANTAVLLDNAANFEGAMDAYNDACYLLQLVMLRSNGGEDEKLKLQEIRDTYMIRVTELERMDFSVRESGGKALPERPLSQESDDGLFHPREEDYDETFSGNSISPRQHPSELYSDNEISEEPRTVAFDQIPPRRQSLLPSTFNDSLEPRGQYNRPQSQSSWHQSRDGSWEGKNHAADSGSPFTLSPTRNLSMASDIEGNHAYLSRYSELPLPGMDAKDTNESTSWLDTIDESGASSPSSLRSKRSSAYLRERTSRLLSRGTEAEFDAALDAAVEAAYDEGLEPAIDIDDGSAADDIVANARRNVELAKQRVREAEREAEVAMTRGREMRHFQEHAMLGQPNNLDREYLDEEAEEEERLLEEMTMGYIMDDFEFDVQSKSALPRQSDSSSFSGRTWESSAASNNTTAGAALSTLAEDRALTSAAAKRQSNTLPLAQPAPAISSIAPDQSPGSSVRERRLSGRDSKELKIDTSAQLRDDSDALALESSISQLTSRPLPLPKDERQTSLSNNVNQNLDPASALRTGMNSDDRNVSIGSLSEGTSTSIGLSKALTQEDEEDTSTGLSTVLSPTRTIGKVPSAPDNLGKQNASSKAFRVRNVSVPAPDLTTDSPGTPSSSMFPTLDIQKGMATGTVPILPTPTGANFTPNGLPSDGLYLFDSHIHSPTQPGFPNTMVANHPAPLEPCPESFLLRPFWLMRCIYQTIAHPSGGYLSTKLFIPRDAWRVKNAKIKALEEKVSSCDLLTAALLKLSQVDMYDADAVLEEMQSFESVLDQVQTALSKKLGSEVGVQGAMPLFKMSPVSDDTMGTTDTLPFKASNGPSTKSYLSSWRKLRSKNSGFGSAAAPPNSKETSKDNLTINTLPMTPTPTTQPTKRNVTQLQFNGPNANYVGALARLCDAAQAIDQIAQQVEDPGLKHSSPTLVGLELSTRHAAEFFGFYICRFVLNDIGLLLDKFIKRGSEWVLT, from the exons ATGTCGCCAGATCGTACATCTCCGTACA AACCAGACTGTTCAGGACAGGCTTCGAAATTGGGTACATCAACACCGTCGATTGTCAGGTCAGTGTCGACACGTAGAGCCGACACTCCGCCGACTAGTCCAGGTGATACCGGAGCCGTTCGAGAGGGCCTGGGCAATTTGAATCGCTGGTCCCAGTCAACTGCTTCCAACAAGAGCCCTCCCCGCTACGCTGGCCATCATCGGGGAAGCTCTAGAATATCTGATTACGACGATCTTAATCCGCCCAAAGGCCACGTGAGCCCGACAAAGAAGACCCCTTTCCGACACTCACCCCAAATTACTAGCATATCTGTGAACGCCAACGACCAACTAGCCGAGCATCATACCACGAAGCTATATAGCAACACCCGTCCAGGATCGGGTGTGCAGCCCACCATTAGTATCCCGAACACCGTACTATCACGATCCGCCCACGCATCTGTCGAGTCGACCTCAACTTTCGCGAGTTTGTTTCACGATCCGTGGAAGAAGGGCCAGGACCTTGGCTTAAATAGCTCTGAAGTTGATACGTCTAGTCACCGCGTCAGCCCTATATCGCAGGCATATAGCAAAGAAATGGCAGCAAACAGCCCATCAACTGAAGAAAACCCATCTCCCTTTGCGGACACAGAAACATATAAGGGTAAACATCAGCGAGGCCAGTCCCAAAAAACGATGCTATCAAAAGCTCTCCAGAAAGCAAATACGGCCGTGCTCCTTGACAATGCAGCGAATTTTGAAGGAGCGATGGATGCATATAATGATGCCTGTTACTTGTTACAATTGGTAATGCTCCGTAGCAATGGGGGCGAAGATGAGAAGCTAAAGCTCCAGGAAATC CGTGATACCTATATGATTCGAGTTACCGAACTAGAGCGCATGGACTTCTCAGTTCGAGAATCCGGCGGCAAAGCCCTCCCTGAACGTCCACTCAGCCAGGAATCGGATGATGGTTTGTTTCACCCGCGTGAAGAGGACTACGACGAAACGTTCTCTGGCAATAGTATAAGCCCTCGGCAGCATCCGTCTGAACTTTATAGTGATAATGAGATCTCAGAGGAGCCACGAACGGTAGCCTTTGACCAAATCCCACCAAGGCGCCAGTCTTTGCTACCCTCTACATTTAACGATAGCCTGGAACCCAGAGGGCAATACAACCGTCCGCAGTCCCAATCATCGTGGCACCAATCCCGAGATGGGAGTTGGGAAGGGAAAAATCACGCAGCGGATAGCGGCTCTCCATTCACACTCTCCCCAACACGAAATCTCTCGATGGCATCAGATATAGAAGGCAATCACGCCTATCTTTCCCGTTATTCTGAGCTGCCGTTGCCTGGAATGGACGCTAAGGATACAAATGAGTCAACGTCCTGGCTCGATACTATTGACGAATCTGGCGCTTCTTCACCGTCATCTTTGCGCTCCAAAAGGTCGTCTGCGTATTTACGAGAACGGACGAGTCGCCTCCTTAGCCGTGGCACCGAAGCAGAATTTGATGCTGCCTTGGACGCAGCGGTCGAGGCGGCTTATGATGAAGGCTTAGAACCGGCAATAGATATAGATGACGGCAGTGCTGCTGACGATATCGTAGCCAATGCGCGCAGAAATGTTGAATTGGCGAAGCAAAGAGTCAGAGAAGCAGAGCGAGAAGCAGAAGTTGCCATGACTCGCGGTCGAGAGATGCGCCATTTCCAAGAGCATGCTATGCTTGGCCAACCCAATAACCTTGATCGGGAATATCTTGATGAGGaggcagaagaggaagagcgtCTATTGGAAGAGATGACCATGGGATATATCATGGACGACTTCGAGTTTGACGTTCAGTCTAAATCTGCCCTTCCTAGACAATCGGATTCAAGCAGTTTCTCTGGTAGGACTTGGGAAAGCTCAGCAGCTTCTAATAACACGACGGCCGGAGCGGCCCTTTCTACGCTTGCGGAAGACAGGGCCTTAACATCGGCGGCAGCTAAAAGACAATCAAACACGCTACCCCTTGCACAACCTGCTCCAGCAATTTCATCCATAGCCCCCGACCAGTCGCCCGGATCAAGCGTGCGAGAACGGAGATTGTCGGGCCGGGATTCGAAAGAATTGAAGATCGATACAAGCGCCCAATTAAGAGATGATTCTGACGCTTTGGCTTTGGAGTCATCAATTAGTCAATTAACTAGCAGACCTTTACCGCTTCCGAAAGATGAGCGCCAGACAAGCCTGTCAAACAATGTGAATCAGAATCTGGATCCGGCTTCCGCATTGCGTACTGGCATGAATTCAGACGACCGAAATGTCTCCATTGGATCTCTTTCTGAGGGAACATCGACAAGCATCGGCCTAAGCAAAGCCCTAACtcaagaagatgaagaggacaCAAGCACTGGGCTCTCGACCGTATTGTCACCAACACGGACGATTGGAAAGGTGCCTTCCGCGCCCGACAACCTGGGGAAGCAAAACGCAAGTTCGAAAGCATTTCGAGTAAGAAATGTGTCAGTACCAGCCCCCGATCTAACCACGGATTCGCCTGGTACACCATCAAGCAGCATGTTTCCAACTTTGGATATTCAGAAAGGAATGGCAACCGGAACAGTTCCTATTCTACCGACTCCGACGGGTGCGAACTTCACTCCAAATGGCTTACCGAGCGATGGCCTCTACCTATTTGACAGTCATATACATTCGCCAACTCAACCTGGTTTTCCTAATACTATGGTTGCCAATCATCCTGCTCCCCTTGAGCCATGCCCCGAATCATTTCTCTTGCGCCCTTTCTGGTTGATGAGATGTATATATCAAACAATCGCTCATCCCAGCGGTGGCTACTTATCGACGAAGTTATTTATTCCACGCGATGCCTGGCGGGTCAAGAATGCAAAAATCAAGGCGTTGGAAGAAAAGGTGTCTAGCTGTGATTTGCTGACGGCAGCGCTCCTCAAATTATCGCAGGTCGACATGTACGATGCTGATGCTGTTTTGGAGGAAATGCAGTCGTTCGAAAGTGTTCTTGACCAGGTACAGACTGCCCTGTCAAAGAAACTAGGCAGCGAAGTTGGTGTGCAAGGTGCTATGCCGTTGTTCAAGATGTCACCAGTCTCGGATGATACGATGGGTACTACGGACACGTTACCATTCAAGGCTTCAAACGGACCCAGTACGAAATCCTATTTGTCTTCGTGGCGTAAACTGCGGTCTAAAAACTCGGGATTTGGCTCCGCCGCGGCGCCGCCTAACTCAAAGGAAACCAGCAAAGACAACCTGACTATCAACACTCTTCCCATGACACCGACACCGACCACACAACCAACCAAGCGCAATGTAACGCAATTGCAGTTCAATGGACCCAATGCCAATTACGTGGGTGCTTTGGCGCGGCTCTGCGACGCTGCTCAAGCTATAG ATCAAATCGCTCAGCAGGTGGAAGATCCAGGTCTCAAGCATTCCTCGCCAACCCTTGTTGGCTTGGAGTTGAGTACGCGACATGCTGCAGAGTTTTTTGGCTTTTATATTTGCCGATTTGTTCTGAACGATATTGGATTGTTGCTTGATAAATTTATCAAGCGTGGTAGTGAATGGGTGCTCACCTGA
- a CDS encoding uncharacterized protein (COG:S;~EggNog:ENOG410PTK2): protein MPRPAIRRNRKAPQNSAKQTTNHQSASGNDNLESAIASELPSNHGENVDNASHPIDGAEAITMAQQMKNQTPMSKTHEQAIESSPMGEGTATGSRPPTRARGYSSTLSLAGRKGDMSSKVPGTPAFESSVLSNFRRRARQPSILQMMQTENGSSDLDDDDFLGGLSPEDESTPLNVSRGKSLILKNAASPSAEFLSPSSDKSRKRKRAPEELQVPQSPLNVVESTPIGSPDRWTQENEAHDRTDTPQPVISPEAFCQTVVPPMSSSAPQSPARIDLALAERESPVTLESTKEPSGRLNAQGHLSTADLQSKLLPRRRQRRRRHNDSDVSNDDDKSDDDDELNYLPSRKPMKSRGKQTDSPNPSKNTRTKPTKQKKPLSKPSKRGITYSSATRTPDVDKENQPDDMSSPLSSALDSDAFGSDVSISKSTDKGDFMSEELRLQAKKFAEVDNWQMEFEDVISTTGSQGSPFR from the coding sequence ATGCCACGACCAGCTATTAGACGAAATCGCAAGGCCCCGCAAAACTCTGCGAAACAGACCACGAATCATCAATCGGCTTCTGGTAACGATAACCTCGAATCTGCAATTGCTTCGGAATTGCCCTCGAATCACGGCGAAAATGTGGACAACGCCTCGCATCCGATCGATGGCGCCGAAGCGATAACTATGGCGCAACAAATGAAAAACCAGACCCCTATGTCTAAAACGCATGAACAGGCAATCGAATCGTCGCCGATGGGCGAAGGTACAGCGACAGGCAGTCGGCCTCCCACGAGAGCCCGTGGTTACTCATCAACTCTTTCCCTCGCAGGGCGAAAGGGTGATATGAGCTCGAAGGTTCCGGGGACGCCCGCTTTCGAAAGTTCAGTCCTGAGCAATTTCAGAAGGAGAGCTCGGCAGCCTAGTATTCTCCAGATGATGCAAACAGAAAATGGCTCCTCTGACCTCGATGACGATGATTTTCTTGGCGGATTGAGCCCAGAAGACGAATCCACACCTTTGAATGTTTCTCGTGGGAAATCGTTGATACTAAAGAATGCCGCGTCTCCATCTGCGGAATTCTTATCCCCATCTAGCGACAAATCGCGCAAGCGGAAACGAGCGCCAGAGGAACTCCAAGTTCCCCAATCACCTTTGAATGTAGTAGAGAGCACGCCTATCGGCTCTCCAGATCGTTGGACACAAGAAAATGAAGCACACGACCGCACCGATACACCTCAGCCGGTGATATCCCCTGAAGCATTCTGTCAGACAGTGGTGCCGCCTATGAGCAGCAGCGCACCCCAAAGTCCTGCACGTATTGATTTGGCCCTGGCAGAACGAGAGTCACCTGTAACATTAGAGAGCACGAAGGAACCCAGTGGGCGATTAAATGCGCAAGGACACCTCTCCACAGCGGATCTTCAAAGTAAACTGCTTCCTCGGCGGCGTCAACGGCGGCGCAGGCACAATGATTCCGATGTCTCCAACGATGACGACAAatccgacgacgacgacgagtTGAATTACTTGCCTTCTAGAAAACCGATGAAATCGCGAGGGAAACAAACAGACTCGCCGAATCCATCGAAAAATACGCGAACCAAGCCTACAAAACAGAAGAAGCCACTGTCTAAACCTTCTAAAAGAGGGATCACATACTCTTCGGCAACTCGAACGCCAGATGTTGACAAGGAAAATCAACCAGATGACATGTCGTCGCCTCTCTCATCAGCTCTTGACTCAGATGCATTCGGCTCAGATGTCTCGATCTCAAAATCCACCGATAAAGGAGATTTCATGAGCGAGGAACTAAGATTACAGGCAAAGAAGTTTGCGGAAGTTGATAATTGGCAGATGGAATTTGAGGATGTAATTAGTACCACGGGCAGCCAGGGCAGTCCATTCAGATAG